From Granulimonas faecalis:
CCTCGAGATCCTCGGGCCCGTGCGCGACTGGGACCTCCTCACCCGCTCCCAGGAGATCGAGTACTGCGCCGACCACGGCATCTTCATCGAGGTGACCAAGTCCTCGCCCTACTCCATCGACGAGAACGTGTGGGGCCGCGCCATCGAGTGCGGTGTGCTCGAGAACCCCTGGAACGAGCCGCCCTGCGACGCCTGGGTCATGACCGTCGACCCCATCGAGGCCCCCGACCAGCCCTGCGACGTCGTGGTCTCGTTCGAGTCGGGCAGGCCCGTGGCCCTCAACGGCGAGCCCATGGCCATGCTCGCCCTCATCGGCAAGCTCAACAACATCGCCGGCGGCAACGGCTTCGGGCGCATCGACATGATCGAGGACCGCGTCATCGGCATCAAGAGCCGCGAGTGCTACGAGCAGCCCGCCGCCCTCGCCCTCATCACCGCTCACAAGCACCTCGAGTCGCTCTGCCTGCCCGGCGACGTCCTGGCCGTCAAGCTGCAGCTCGAGCACGAGTGGGCCAAGCAGGTCTACGGCGGCCTCTGGTTCAGCCCCCTCAAGGACGCCCTCGACTCCTTCTTCGAGTCCACCCAGCAGACCGTCACCGGCGACGTGCGCCTGCGCTTCTACAAGGGTTCCTGCACCGTCACCGGCGTCAAGAGCGACAGCTCCATGTACGACTTCGGCCTCGCCACCTACGACGAGGGCGACACCTACGACCGCTCCGCCGCCAAGGGCTTCATGGATCTCTACGGCTTGCCCAACAAGGTGTGGGCCCAGCGCACCCTGGGCCAGGGAGCTCCCTGCGACGCCCCTGCGGCCGCCTGCGACCCCAAGCCTCTCGTGGTGAGCGTGGAGCCCTCCGGCGCCGCCGCCAAGGTCACCCTGTACAAGTAGACGAAAATCCGAGGTGGACGACCCATGGAAAGCCAGCAGAACCAAGCCCCGAAGCCCCTCTGGTCAGGCCGCTTCGACGCCACGCCCTCGGGCGAGCTTGAGCTCTTCGGGGCGTCGCTGACGTTCGACCGGCGCCTGTGGCGCGAGGACATCGCCGGATCCGTCGCCCACGCCACGATGCTCGGCCGTCAGGGCGTGCTCGACGAGGCCGACGTGGACGCCATCCGCGCCGGGCTCGCCCGGATTGCCGACGAGATCGAGGCCGGCACGTTCGTCTTCGACCCCACGGTGGACGAGGACGTGCACATGGCCATCGAGCGCGTGCTCACCGAGCGCATCGGCCCGGCGGGCGGGCGGCTCCACACCGGGCGGTCGCGCAACGACCAGACCGTCACCGACGGCCGCCTCGCGGCCAAGGGCTTCGCGGCCTCGTTGCATGACGCCGCCCTCGACCTCGTGGCCGCCCTCGCGGAGCGGGCGGAGGGGGAGTCCGGCGTCGTGATGCCCGGATACACGCACCTCCAGCCCGCCCAGCCGGTCCTCCTGTCCCACCACCTGCTGGCCTACGCGTGGATGCTCCTGCGCGACTGCCGCCGCTTCGACGCGGCCCTCGACGCCGCGGACGCCTCGCCGCTCGGCTCGGCGGCCCTGGCCGGCACCACCTACCCGCTGGACCGCGCCATGACGGCCGGGGCCATGGGCTTCTCCTCGGTCATCCCCAACTCCATGGACGCCGTGGCCGACCGCGACTTCGTGTGCGACCTCGTCTACGCCTGCTCCATGTGTCAGATGCACCTCTCGCGCCTCTGCGAGGAGCTCATCGTCTGGTCCACGGCGGAGTTCGGCTTCGTGGAGATGGACGACGCCCACTCCACGGGGTCGTCCATCATGCCGCAGAAGAAGAACCCCGACTTCTGTGAGCTTGTGCGCGGCAAGACCGGCCGCGTCTACGGCGACCTCGTCTCCATCCTCACGGTCCTCAAGGGCATCCCGCTCACCTACGACAAGGACCTCCAGGAGGACAAGGAGCCCATGTTCGACGCCTTCGACACCGTGCTGGGCTCGCTCCATGCCGTCACGGGCATGGTGCGCACCATGAGGGTGAGGTCCGACCGCATGGCCGAGGCGGCCCACGAGGGCTTCATGGCGGCCACGGACCTCGCCGACTACCTCGTGGGCAAGGGCATGCCGTTCCGGGAGGCCCACGGCGTGGTGGGCCGCGTGGTGGCCGACTGCGTCAAGGCCGGCGTGACGCTCCAGGATCTCACGGCCGAGGAGCTCCGCAGCTGGTCGCCGCTCTTCGGCGACGATGCCCCCGATGCCGTGGCCATCGACGCCGTGGTCTCGCGGCGCACCACGTTCGGAGGCACCGCCCCCGACGCCGTGGCCGAGCAGCTCGCCCTCCTCAAGGAGGCTGTTGCGGGGGAGGCGCGCTAGGGGTCCGCGGCCCGCGCGGCTGGGGTCGTCCTCCAGATGGACCGCCCCCTGATGGGGGGCACTTAGGGGTTCCCAAAGAAGAGGGGCCCGGCGACCG
This genomic window contains:
- the argH gene encoding argininosuccinate lyase; translated protein: MESQQNQAPKPLWSGRFDATPSGELELFGASLTFDRRLWREDIAGSVAHATMLGRQGVLDEADVDAIRAGLARIADEIEAGTFVFDPTVDEDVHMAIERVLTERIGPAGGRLHTGRSRNDQTVTDGRLAAKGFAASLHDAALDLVAALAERAEGESGVVMPGYTHLQPAQPVLLSHHLLAYAWMLLRDCRRFDAALDAADASPLGSAALAGTTYPLDRAMTAGAMGFSSVIPNSMDAVADRDFVCDLVYACSMCQMHLSRLCEELIVWSTAEFGFVEMDDAHSTGSSIMPQKKNPDFCELVRGKTGRVYGDLVSILTVLKGIPLTYDKDLQEDKEPMFDAFDTVLGSLHAVTGMVRTMRVRSDRMAEAAHEGFMAATDLADYLVGKGMPFREAHGVVGRVVADCVKAGVTLQDLTAEELRSWSPLFGDDAPDAVAIDAVVSRRTTFGGTAPDAVAEQLALLKEAVAGEAR
- a CDS encoding argininosuccinate synthase; amino-acid sequence: MTATATATATANTAAPKGKVVLAYSGGLDTSCLIPWLQDQGFEVVTAIAALGQPGSSDIDHIAQKAVSLGATASYAVDMREEFCEDVCACAIKANGMYENRYPLLSALSRPVICKHLVDIAHKEGAVAIAHGCTGKGNDQVRFELECKALDPDLEILGPVRDWDLLTRSQEIEYCADHGIFIEVTKSSPYSIDENVWGRAIECGVLENPWNEPPCDAWVMTVDPIEAPDQPCDVVVSFESGRPVALNGEPMAMLALIGKLNNIAGGNGFGRIDMIEDRVIGIKSRECYEQPAALALITAHKHLESLCLPGDVLAVKLQLEHEWAKQVYGGLWFSPLKDALDSFFESTQQTVTGDVRLRFYKGSCTVTGVKSDSSMYDFGLATYDEGDTYDRSAAKGFMDLYGLPNKVWAQRTLGQGAPCDAPAAACDPKPLVVSVEPSGAAAKVTLYK